TTGTAGTAAGAAATGTCTGGGAAAAGGTTGATGTCAGCCAAAGTGGGGTGGCTAGAGGCAATTGCAGAACAGTCATCTATACTTACATTTCCTGTATGATAAACCACTTTATCGGAAAGCAGTTGATACTATACTTCATTCATATGAGCTGATGAGATGCTTATTATCTTTAATTGGGAGGCTATGATTTTTTTGCAGTGACTATCCTGGTGCACTTGTTTAACTTAGTGTCTCATTATGTTTCAATGTAAACTGACTTACATGTGACAACCTTCTTGACAGTGTCACTGTTTTGAACACTGCAGTTGAGATGCCTTGCTAATTTTGCCAAACCTGAAAGGGAATAGCAAGAAACTTGGTTAGTAGGAGTGCCtaataaataaagctttttagATACTTcctgatatttctttttaaaatgttcaagATAGCCCAGGTAATATGAGTTTAAACTAGATAATGGTTGCAGCATTAGCATTGTATAATCTTCCTCTGTCATGAAATGTGCAAAAGTTTATTAGAAGGTACTACAATAGTGTGTTCATGATAGGAAACAGTGTCACTTACTCTGAAATGTAAAAGTGGGGAAATGCTCCAGTGTTAAATTTATTGTGAATTTTTGTTGTGGTCTTTGTACTTGATAATGCACTTAATCACATTCATTGTAGGAACAGTGTTATCTGTCTTAATCTCTTCACTAGGCTGGCTTTTCTTACTAGTGTTATTTTGATACTTAAATATTAGCTTTCTTGTAGTTTAAAAGAGGCACTGATCTGAATGCTTTGTGAGTATTGGCTAgagctgttggttttttgtaCACAGATTCAAGCATAATTAAATTCGTGACACGATCTATTGAAATACTTATGACTTGaccaataaataaaatcattaatgaagacTATCTAGCAAGCAGCAtataaatttctgttttaaaatgttatctTATAGATTACTTGGTAGGATtaactggaaaacatttctaGTAATATGCTCCAAATTTTGTTCTGGCATTTCCACATGGAGTTGTTGTCTCTTTGGAAGAGTAAAAACTTCCTAGTTTCCAAAAAGACCTATGTGTTTGTAGTTTCCAATACTGTAAAATGGGCTTTGCCTATTAGTATGGGGTGGAGTTCTCACATTGAACTCCATAGAAATGGAAACTCCCTTATTTCCATTCATATAAAGCCATCCATCTAAGaaaatttcatattattttcctCAGCAGATTTTTATATAAGTAATTCCCTTGCATAACTATATATAAATAGAATGAGTTTAAGAGCTTGGTTCAAGGTTTCTTGTgaaacagtttggttttttgtgtagATGAATGAAAATTGTCTTTACTCACACAAAAATGGGGTGGTAAAAATTAGTGGATCTTTTTCTGGACATGTTCACCAAAGCTAAATGTAAGAAATAAGCATGGCCCTTGAAGTAAGTGTTCAGAATTGTCTTGAAAGTGGTTTGTcacaaaaatactttgcagTGTGTATGCACAGTACAGAATGCAATATTCCTCTTTTCTATGTGTTGCATTTTTTAGGATAGTCAAGGCTAATATTTTACAGATTATTTAAGAAACATGGAGTGATTGTGAGACCTGAGGTTAGGGGCATATGTGGGGTCTGTATGATTGAGGTCTACTTTGGCATTTTTGTGAAGCACGATGTTCAGCACTCAAATGTACAGAGAACAGGCCTGTAAAAACATTCTGTGGTGACTGAGAAAAGTGTACTGCTTCTcttcagatgaagaaaatgttttcctcttttttgtatATGTCTGCTGCCATGTTGTGAATTTACTGAACAGTTTGAAGCTCCAAAGCTTCCTCTGAAgcttcaaaatattattttcaggtACACTTGTAGCTTGTGTTAGTAACTTAATGTATAAAAATCACCTAAATGTGCTCTGTTGGGCTTTGAGTCTgctttttttagttgtttttttttttattcctgaacTGCTCAAAAGTGGGTGCTATGACTGTGGCAGGATTTGCTATTAACTTTTTAGATATATTGATGCGAGATTTGATTATATTTGCAGTAAGTTTCTGGGGTCTGATAGCCTTCCTCTCAGGTAGTGTGAGCTCTATCTGCTTGACAGCTGGTTATTTTTGTACATGGTATCTGAGTGTCTTGGATGATTTCTGGTGAGGGGGAGGGGTGTTATAAGGGTATAAACTTTCAAGTTCTCTGATAACTACAGCATTAGACCTTGGACATCTATAAAAATTGAACTAGGTTGTTTTCTTGACAACTTGTTCCAGCTTTGGGTCCTAAAGGAGTTTTGCAAGGGGTAGTAATTACTGTTTAGTAGGTGTTATAAAGGTGAATAACTACAAGCTGCAAATGGCCAgttgaaacaaataaatattatgGAAGTTATATCAGTCTTGCCTGTTTTTCTGTTGTGCCTTCTTTTGCTCTCAATATGAGGCTGCACGCTGAAAAGTAACCACAACGAGGAACCAGTGCAGTGGGCTGATTCCCTCACTGTCTCATCTGCAAGTCACTTGCTACTAGTTTACCACTAACTCGCATGGTAATTGGATATACCCTTACACCTCTGTTACTGCTTGTGAGGCTAGAAAAACACGGGATGAATTAAGGTTAAAGGGTTTTTAGTTATTTCATGGATATCCAAACACACTAGACAGATACACCAAACAGATgcatttagttttaaaaaaagaagtaacttaattttcttcattacttttccaaaggaaaagagaaacaaatggCTAACAGTATTCTGAACTACCTACATTTTAGCTATACCTTGCTGCATTCTCCCTTGAAGTATGATTAGGGAGAGATTGTGTTGTTGCTGAtgcatttttctccaaattGCTCCACAACTTCTGAAGTGTGGAGCAGTAAATATAAGGGACAAAGAGTCTTGCCTGATAACAAACCAGCCATGcatggttggttggtttttttgtttttatgttttgttttgagggggggtttttgtttggttggtttttttttgttattctgtAAGGATGAAAGgtgtggtatttttaaaataactggatCCATTTCTATATTCTGAAATACTCAACCAAAATTAATGTAATGAGTAAGAATTTTAATATGTAATTATCACAGTGCTTAATGGTGATAAGCAGGGGCTTTTTTGCATCTTAGAAATGTTCCTTCGCTGTGGTACACTTCCACATGTTTGTAAGAACAAACTTATCTAAGGACAAGCCTATCTAAAATTTGGTATTTATTAGATCATGTTGTacaactaaaataaaatctgttgaTTTAAGGCTATCATAGTAATTAAACAGGACATCAACTCAGGACAGACGGGGATAAAAACTGAATCAGAATATCCTACCTGAAAGCTAAATTATTTGGAGAGGTATGGGAAATAGATCAAATTGAGCAAATAGTGTCTTTCAGGTATTGAAGGTACTTTTTCTAGGATCTGTATTCAAGTTCTGTTTacaatgtgaaataaaatatcaatTTTTCAACTGGTACATTGTTGAAATAATACAAAGATTTTTCTGGTTGCACAGAAAGGAGTTTGTAAGGGAGGAAGCATAGTACAGAAAGTTATTATGGTAGTCTTCCATATGACAATGACTAActgcaaaatattaaatatctaTTGTTAAGTGTGTAAAAACATAAATCTTAGGTTCAGAAGTGATACCAGCAGAGTCTAAAAGCTTCTCTGTCTGTCCATATGAATAAgtatcatgatttttttttttaaggagtttAAGgagtttttttaaggaatttgGCTGACTAAGAAATACACAGTTCAtactttttcaaagcaaagatCTCTATTGTGAGAAATATTGGAAATACAATTTATCATCAGAAGGTGGTTTTCTGGTGGTTTGTACAAAGTGATCCGGAATTCTTACTGGGCAAGACAATCCAgaaggctttatacttttgctTCTGAGCGTGTGATTGTTAACTAAAGAAGGTATTAATGTTTTGTAAGTCAGGATCTTCTATAAGCTTATCTAAGGTAACTGGATTTTGTACACATGATAGAAGCAAATTGATGAACAAGGCTTGCAGATTTGGTGATTGAATTTTCTCAATTTACTGTATTTCTCAGCTTCCCAATGATGCAGTCTTCAGAATATTGCTTAGTAATAGCAAAATCactaaaaaatatatttcttacaatttttttattttactaataATGGGAAAGTCTGAATCTGTTGTCATATTTCAGTCTTGGTAtgctaaaaaaataagagtGAGGTCTTGCAGGAAGAAACATAATTGGATTTTAATGTTCTAATTTGAAGCTTTTATGGGAGGACTACATATTAAGGAAGATAACAGCTTCATTTGTCATAGATATTGTATATAGTTGACATCTTAACAGCGGTGGTAACTGTACTTTTGACTATTTATTAACTTTGGTAAATACTAGGACAAGTATCTAATCCATGTTACACTAGTGAATTAGGTTTTTCTTACATGGTTTGTAAATCTAATACCACCCACTGTCTTTTCATAAACAGGTTGTTACTGGCAGAAGAAGCACTGCTGAGAATCTGAATCCTGGAACTTGCTTTCAAGAGCTTAAAACAAAGGACTTCTTTATAATTTGGGCATGGCTAATCGAGGAGCAACAAGACCCAATGGGCCAaatgctggaaataaaatttgccAGTTTAAACTAGTACTTTTAGGAGAGTCTGCAGTTGGCAAATCAAGTTTGGTGCTTCGTTTTGTAAAAGGACAGTTTCATGAATTTCAAGAAAGTACGATTGGAGGTGAGAAAGTTATCCTATTGATTTGTTTTACATTGAGTTTATATTGTCCTTGCCCTTGATGACCTTGAATGTAGTAGAATGGGCCATTGACAGCAAGGATCAAATCCAAGCCCTGTGCCTCTAACTGAGAACTGTAACTTTCTAAGCTAAAAGTGGTAGTTGGCTCAAAGCTGTACCAAACATCCATGGCAAGTGGAGAAAGCAAATGTGTGGTTGAACTGGATTGTTTTGAAATGAGGCTTGATGTCAGGTTTTGTTTGTGGATGGATGTGTGGCTGTCTTAATTGTGCTGCATGCTTAATTCATTTAATAACTACTTAAAAAGGATTTAGTTtatgtgaaaacaaaatgctgcatCTTCCAGAAAGCTGGTGATTTTATTTATGCATCCTGGATTTGCTTAAGATTTGGAAGAACTCAATCTAGATATAACTTTCATTCTTAGCAGTCACAGCACTTAATGTTCTGGTTTTACATTTTGAGACTTCAAATAAAACAGGGGCTGGCTActagaattaagaaaaaaatagtttaacaGCGAACAGagtttcctctttctcctgacagttttcttctgttgtatTTTGAAGTTGTTTGTGCTTTGAgctttctccttccttggaTAAATTTAAGCTTCACATAAAACGTATAGACTTGAACAAATTATGGATCGATAAATATTCTCTAGTAGACCCTGTTGTTGGTTTCATGAGCCAGCCCGTTTCATTGTCATATATATGTGAAACCCTTTTGGTGGTCTGTAGTTGTCTTTGGATATGTTGAAATGTAATATATCTACAAagctaacaaaaataaatacaaagagaaTTTAATTGCATCACTTTTTTAATATCTTGCTGATAGAtatatgttgggtttttttatatctCTGTCAGCAGAAATGGAGAAccattctttcttcccctttagCAGTCTTATTAATGCTTAATTCTGGTTTTGAGCATTTTACAAAGGCTTTTGGATAGATGGTAGTGTGAAAGCTGCCTGTATTACCCCATACAGCTATATGGTAATAAGAGCATTCTCAAAGTTCTTTGTGAATTAACTTCTCAGTCTCAACATGGTTTTAAGTGAAATTCATAGTTCAGTTTCAATATGAGATCAGTTATCTCCAATTCATTTAacctgatttttgtttttaaatatttcttgtgCCTTGATGGTAGACTAGGGATAACTTGAATCCTGTTACacagttaaaaatatatacaaagatTAAATGAGCTTAAATTCAAGTCCTGAGATGGAGTCTAGTGTAATGTCTGTATTAACTTAGGCCTCTTCTGTATAAAATAGAAacaatataataaaatacaacAGAGAGATATTAAATATAGCAATGTTGGGATCCAGAAAAAGTTTTCTGTAGAGAACATCGTATAAGTCCGTAGTTTGTAGTTGCCTAAggcataattttctttatatacAGAAGGGCCTTTTAACAAAGAGAAGCTTATGTGCATTGtgaaatggaataaaaacatCTGAGAGGGAGTGTGGTTAAAGGCACACATGTTGGATGTTGGTGATGTATTTTTTGCCACTTCAGACCAGTGTAGCAGTGCCTCTTGCTCAAGACAAAAGTATCATTGTTAAGGGTGGTGGGCTTTCAGATAATTAACACAGCTGATTAATTGTCAATTTATTATGGCCTTGCAAGATAGAAAGTTACCTTGTTTGCTGAAATCAACTTGACATTTTGTGGTGTTTGAAATGATCCTATCAATAAAAGGAGATGCCATAGAATAAACTCTTGTTTTAATTATCTTCCTGAGTACATCATTTATGTAGCCTAGTGCATTTCTCCATTGAAGAGAATGTAAGAATTTGAAATTCCATTTGTTTAACTTATTATCTCTGCCTTGGCAAAATATAATATTGAACTGGTTCTGAAGAGGAAGCCCTTAGACTTATGCAGGATGTatagttttttcctttatttatttatttatttatttatttttatttttgggtcTGGGCTGCTTAGGGAGCTACTAAGAGGAGCCTGTTTTACCAGTGCTTGGGTATTTGACATTTAGAGAGATTTATGGTGATTTAACATTAGATGATCAAAGCCTTTACCTTCTCCAACCTGCCCGTGCATCTGTGATGGATGCTAATACCCCTGAAGCAGAACACCTGACCACTTAACTAGTCAGCTTCTGTATGTTAGTTACAGTGTCCTTTACAAAGCAAGATTGACTTGCTTTTGGTTACTGTAATGACTTGAAAGTTGCAGCAGTTTGGAATGATTCATAGGCTATGATGTCTTAAGGTATGTGGGACAAGGTAACAGCCTAGGTATGTAAGGGTTATGGGTCAGTATCTCTTTAGACATTTGATTTAAATCAGCTACAAACTGTCAGTATTCTTCATGATGAGTCCCCAGTTCATCCAAAtagagaatttttaattttttaaaggaatatttatttattgttttggaAAGACCAGGGGCAAGCCAGTCCACAGTATTTCACATTCTGTCTTGACTGGAAAAACTACTCCAAACAGTATGCTGGATTGCTCAAACTTTCATCTAAATTGTTGGAATTGTTGCATTTTCTGCTGTATATGAGCTGTAACTGAGCAAACAACTTGCCTATAAAGTAGATCAAGACAGCTTGTCAGGCAACTGTAattgtgtgctttttttaaacttcaaaagCTAAAATAGAACAGATGGATGAGTTCAAACTGGAGAGTTAAGAGAGCCCAGTAGAAGTAAATATTGCTTTTCACTGTATATTCTCCTGAGAAATTCCTGAGATTCTAGCTTAGTTTTGTAGTATGGGTTTCTGTACTGTATAGGTACTCACCTCTGCATTCCCAGTATGTCCCTTACTCTGCTTGGAAAATCTTTGTTAAGAGTAACTGTTTGAAGACTTGAAATAAGTTAGTTACTGTTTTCTGTAATTAGAAGACCATTATTAATGATAATGCATTCAGCTCTAGTGGTAATGGATGTGTGTTTCCCTAAAACTGCAGGCTGTGAAAATTATGCTGAAGCTAATTCTTGAGATCAGTTGCAAAGTCAAAAATCTGGCTGCTTTAAGAACCCAAAGTTCTGAGAAGGGATTATTTCTCCCATCCCAACTACCTGTTGTAGTATTGTCAGGAGCTGAAAATCAAGACTTTACAAATCAAGACATTCACATCACATAGGGCAGAGCTGTAAATACCTGAATTGTTGGATTATGGCATGTTGGGGTGCTATTGCTGGTACTCTGTATGCTCTGTTGAAGCAGGATGAAATGTAACTAGAAGAATTAAGAGCTTGTGCTCATTCAGATTCActactgcaaaaaaagaaaaaaacaaaaaacaacctagTTATTCCTTATGTTTTTAACATGAGGATGACTGATTGTTTCAGTAATGTACTGTTATGGTCTATCTGCTAGTGCTTGCTTTAAACTTGACATATTTTAGATAATAGGCTTGAATTGtttaaggaaatatttgcattaCTGTGAGCATAGTTTTATATTAATATAGAGATATAAGCAGACTTCTGGTTTCAGCACCTCTATCTTTTTTGTAGCTGCTTTTCTAACCCAGACTGTATGCCTGGACGATACAACagtaaaatttgaaatttgggacACAGCTGGGCAAGAGCGGTACCACAGTTTAGCACCTATGTACTACCGAGGAGCACAAGCAGCCATAGTGGTATACGACATCACAAACGAGGTAAGTACTCTGTTAGGGAAGCAAAAGGAGGATTTGGAAGTTACCAGTCttgcatcttaattttttttcactggctTCTATTAATTAATTCGTTactttatagaatcatagattggTTTGAGTTAGAAGGGACTTTTAAAAGTCAGCAAGTACAATCGCCctgcagggacatctttcactagatcaggttgcttatTTCATATTGGACTGTGTCATGTTAAATTGTATCTGCTAACTTTTTTTGGCAAAAGAAcatttctggggtttttttattattattattatattgagaaaaaaaaaagcgccAATTCCATTTTCAAACCCATCTTTAAATAAATCCACCAGGATTGAGCTGTTACTCTTGTCACATTGCTGGTGGCCATTTTTCTGAtaatgaaatacattattttaatattgtattCTTTCAAGTTATGGTAAGGATTGGAAAGGTAGCACAATCCATTGACACCAAAACCTAAGGTTGATTGGTTCCATTTTCTTTGAACTTCAGATAAGCTTCACTTAGTTTTGATAAAATAAGACttaaaaccctcaaaaaaacctgaaacccTGTACCATGATTCAAAAGGTTACTTTTGAATTCTGTCAGCAAGTTCTGTGTACCTGCTTTGAAGAACTTGTACTGCTTCAAGTTCAAGCAAAATTAAGCTTTAATGTTTAAATACAAACACTTAGCCTTTCCCATGGGGTAGGTAACCATGAAAGGCTCTACAGGAGCCTTTCAATACAGCTTTTTGTAAACTTTTATTCTTCtagagcagaaattaaaattcccattttctctCTTAACCACTTTTTCCTTACTCAGTGTACATAAAAATCTTCCTATCTTTACCttttcagcattattttaaCTAAGCACATTTGATGAGTAAGGTAGGAATGTGTCATTTTAAAAGTCCAGTTAGCAAGTTGGAGTGTCCCTTTGGACAAAGGTGGCAGCCTTGTGTTGGCCTTCTGCATGAAGTATAGGTAACAGAGACTGTGATAATAGGTGAGTCCCAAAGGATGATAAAACTCAGTTGCATCGTTTTGCAATCATTAACAGGAGTCCTTTGCCAGAGCGAAAAATTGGGTCAAAGAACTTCAGCGACAAGCAAGTCCCAACATTGTAATAGCTTTAGCAGGAAACAAAGCTGATCTAGCTAACAAAAGAGCTGTGGATTTCCAGGTATGTACATAACTTCTATTTATAGAAATAGCATTTTGTTGGAATGAAAGTAAATAACTAGAATAGAAAGGAATGGAATAGAAAGTAAATAAACCAAGGAGGAGCTTATATGCATAGCCTAGTTAGTTGCTACAGAGGTTGTGCTGTTAAATGTAAACATCAGCTGAGACTAATTTAATTATACATGCTACTGAAAAAACTATTTCTGTACAAGTATCGTATACCAATAGACATTTTTGAATAATCAAGTTTGAGGAATAACTAAATTGACATATTTTTAAACCTTGTtgaatttctgttctttgagGTGACTTCTTCCTGTCTTCTACCCGAAATTACCAGCAACATGTTTCAGTGGATGAGGTAGCAGTACCTCTCAGTGCAAaccattctttctttctgatttttcagtagGAAACTTTTATCATTTGATACAAAGCTAACTGATGCACTCAACTTGCTTAAGCTGTACTGTTGAAGTAGTGTTCCAAGTTTTAATTGTACTTTCCATGGACTTTTTTTGGGTTCAGTAGATATATCTTTCActgctatattttattttctagaaagTTTAACCAAGTAATTAGAAAAACCActtccaaaataaattactaCAAGTGGTTCTGGTCTATTCATGACTGATTGATTGAATTTTAATTAAGATCATATTTATTAGTCATTAATTCTCTTATGATTTTAGTCTATATTT
This DNA window, taken from Calypte anna isolate BGI_N300 chromosome 2, bCalAnn1_v1.p, whole genome shotgun sequence, encodes the following:
- the RAB5A gene encoding ras-related protein Rab-5A; its protein translation is MANRGATRPNGPNAGNKICQFKLVLLGESAVGKSSLVLRFVKGQFHEFQESTIGAAFLTQTVCLDDTTVKFEIWDTAGQERYHSLAPMYYRGAQAAIVVYDITNEESFARAKNWVKELQRQASPNIVIALAGNKADLANKRAVDFQEAQAYADDNSLLFMETSAKTSMNVNEIFMAIAKKLPKNEPQNAGASSARGRGVDLTEPTQQPKSQCCSN